In one window of Helianthus annuus cultivar XRQ/B chromosome 17, HanXRQr2.0-SUNRISE, whole genome shotgun sequence DNA:
- the LOC110922035 gene encoding uncharacterized protein LOC110922035 has protein sequence MSEENHETNEVVRPRSMEHDESGHSVDQDDESRRSMDVKAMDTSVDQVKSETETEDYDEYEDDKPTRGEVMGWCFYELSSYFTHTVLITVVFPLIISQTFSKPPPEPARGWYKNVRGLDCTKKETTLFEALTYARINVGDLSFSPLEWTSISWFSGLILAGPLLAYISILLDHRQNSQLITAIATAIGAIFCLPAGIIKTPWIIPPYIAAIVASNTVGSAFHNRHLGLMVRGFVGATIRKLHFPNRQAISSWLSLYATAGGCLGAAAIASFTYYMLRNPEGFVSLWVVSIFSGILWFVGIVHILTAVRSNGIGSSVTNCRISSKYFISIFNYPHAAGSLVGVFLSSFSTMSIFTGAVLYIVGQLCTPPQDILFTWLTYFFFPVLALPLLHPVQKVIQSDAVKMQIFGFLLSTLTSGMGFYYRKENWHNNHVLVLAAAQSIASGVLHAHSRILLMDCAPAGKEGVFAAWFAWVRMLGAFVGFAIGSSGVGSVNRSFGAAFVAAVIGIVALIFSNISSYGGAVAAGHVRKRRETESPVRGSKDLAKVEGKEDLEGTQDRSMEV, from the exons ATGTCCGAAGAGAATCATGAGACAAATGAAGTGGTAAGGCCAAGGTCCATGGAGCACGATGAAAGCGGGCACTCGGTGGATCAGGACGATGAAAGTAGACGCTCGATGGATGTTAAAGCCATGGATACGAGTGTGGATCAGGTGAAGAGTGAAACCGAAACTGAAGATTATGACGAATATGAAGACGACAAACCCACAAGGGGTGAGGTTATGGGTTGGTGTTTTTATGAACTATCTTCCTATTTTACACACACTGTTCTTATTACAGTCGTGTTTCCCCTCATCATAAGCCAGACTTTTAGTAAACCGCCACCTGAACCGGCTCGAGGTTGGTACAAGAATGTTAGAGGCCTTGATTGCACCAAAAAGGAAACCACTTT GTTTGAAGCACTAACATATGCCAGAATAAACGTAGGTGACCTATCATTCTCCCCACTAGAATGGACTTCAATCTCTTGGTTTTCCGGCCTAATCCTCGCCGGACCGCTACTCGCCTACATCTCCATCCTCCTCGACCACCGTCAAAACTCCCAACTCATCACCGCCATCGCCACCGCCATCGGAGCCATCTTCTGCCTCCCCGCCGGAATCATCAAAACCCCATGGATCATACCTCCCTACATCGCCGCCATTGTCGCCTCCAACACCGTCGGCTCCGCCTTCCACAACCGCCACCTCGGCCTCATGGTCCGCGGCTTCGTCGGCGCCACCATCCGTAAACTCCACTTCCCCAACCGCCAAGCCATCTCCAGCTGGCTCTCACTCTACGCCACCGCCGGCGGCTGCCTTGGAGCCGCCGCCATCGCATCGTTCACTTACTACATGCTTCGAAACCCCGAAGGGTTTGTTAGTTTATGGGTTGTTTCTATCTTTAGCGGGATATTATGGTTCGTTGGAATCGTACATATCCTCACTGCCGTTAGATCAAACGGAATTGGATCATCAGTTACTAATTGTAGGATATCATCTAAGTACTTCATTTCAATATTTAACTACCCGCATGCTGCCGGAAGTCTCGTCGGAGTTTTCCTCTCGTCGTTCTCAACAATGAGTATATTCACCGGGGCTGTGCTTTACATTGTTGGTCAACTTTGTACGCCTCCACAAGACATATTATTCACTTGGTTGACTTATTTCTTTTTTCCAGTTTTAGCACTTCCGTTATTACATCCTGTTCAAAAAGTTATACAATCTGACGCCGTTAAAATGCAAATATTCGGTTTCTTGCTCTCCACGTTAACTTCCGGAATGGGGTTTTACTACCGGAAAGAAAACTGGCATAATAATCATGTCTTGGTTCTTGCTGCTGCACAAAGTATAGCTTCTGGTGTCCTGCATGCGCATAGTCGAATTTTGTTGATGGATTGCGCGCCGGCGGGTAAAGAAGGGGTGTTCGCGGCTTGGTTCGCGTGGGTTCGGATGCTTGGAGCGTTTGTCGGGTTTGCTATTGGCTCGAGTGGTGTAGGGAGTGTTAATAGGTCGTTTGGGGCGGCGTTTGTTGCGGCTGTTATTGGCATTGTTGCTTTGATCTTTAGTAACATTAGTAGTTATGGCGGGGCTGTGGCGGCTGGTCATGTGCGAAAGCGACGTGAGACGGAATCGCCGGTTCGGGGATCAAAAGATTTGGCTAAGGTTGAAGGAAAAGAGGATTTGGAGGGAACACAAGATAGAAGCATGGAAGTTtga
- the LOC110922416 gene encoding P-loop guanosine triphosphatase YjiA, producing the protein MATVLRRLSLKTIGNLHTSLQHTGSTHPTTTPIPSQFIIRSLQSLILRHPYSRNLCTGATYQPQYEASVAAALNLDNRVPATIITGFLGSGKTTLLNHILTAQHGKRIAVIENEFGEVDIDGSLVASHSSANEDIVMVNNGCLCCTVRGELVTMLLELVKKRRDKFDHIVIETTGLAKPGPVIETFSTDEQISRYVKLDGVVTLVDSKHAMQHLNEVKPRFVVNEAVEQVAYADRIILNKIDLVSDADLEALRKKIQHINGMAQIKQAKFGVVDMDFVLGVGGYDLDRIDSEVPSEGSHCENHTHEHGHECHQGHHHDHKHDSAVSSVSIVSEGTLDLDELDDWLERLVEEKGDDLYRMKGVLSVSDSQTRYVFQGVHSTLDGCPGKPWGPDEKRVNKLVFIGRNLDESALRKGFKGCLV; encoded by the exons ATGGCCACCGTGTTACGGCGTCTTTCGCTGAAGACAATCGGAAACCTCCACACATCTCTTCAACACACCGGATCCACTCATCCTACTACCACTCCAATTCCATCCCAATTCATCATCAGAAGCCTCCAATCTCTTATTCTCCGACATCCGTATTCTCGAAACTTGTGCACCGGTGCTACCTACCAACCACAATACGAAGCTTCAGTCGCTGCAGCATTAAATTTGGATAACCGAGTTCCCGCCACAATCATCACCGGTTTTCTAGGTTCTGGAAAG ACAACTTTATTGAATCATATACTAACAGCTCAGCATGGCAAGCGGATTGCCGTGATCGAAAACGAG TTTGGGGAGGTGGATATTGATGGTTCTTTGGTGGCTAGTCATTCGTCTGCCAACGAGGATATTGTTATGGTTAATAATGGTTGTTTATGTTGTACTGTGCGTGGTGAGCTTGTCACGATGCTTTTGGAGTTGGTTAAAAAGAGGCGCGACAAATTTGATCATATAGTGATTGAAACCACAG GCCTTGCAAAACCTGGACCAGTGATTGAAACATTTAGCACCGACGAGCAAATTTCACGTTACGTGAAACTTGATGGAGTTGTTACTCTGGTTGACTCTAAGCATGCCATGCAGCATTTGAATGAGGTGAAACCAAGATTTGTGGTGAACGAAGCAGTGGAACAAGTTGCATATGCAGATCGCATTATTCTCAACAAG ATAGATTTGGTAAGCGATGCCGACTTAGAGGCTTTGAGAAAGAAAATACAG CACATAAATGGAATGGCACAGATAAAACAAGCTAAATTTGGTGTTGTTGATATGGATTTTGTGTTGGGAGTGGGAGGCTACGATCTTGACAG AATTGATTCTGAAGTTCCATCAGAGGGTTCTCATTGTGAGAATCACACTCACGAGCATGGCCATG aATGCCACCAAGGGCATCATCATGATCACAAGCATGATTCTGCTGTATCTAGTGTGAGCATTGTTTCTGAAGGAACTTTGGACCTTGATGAg CTTGATGATTGGCTTGAACGGCTGGTTGAAGAAAAAGGGGACGATCTTTATAGGATGAAAGGCGTCTTATCAGTGAGTGATTCCCAGACACGCTATGTTTTTCAG GGTGTGCATTCGACACTAGACGGGTGCCCAGGCAAACCATGGGGTCCAGATGAGAAGAGAGTTAACAAACTTGTATTCATTGGAAGAAACTTAGATGAATCCGCTTTGAGAAAAGGCTTCAAAGGTTGTTTGGTGTAA